The Anomalospiza imberbis isolate Cuckoo-Finch-1a 21T00152 chromosome 27, ASM3175350v1, whole genome shotgun sequence genome segment AATGGACAATGGTACAAGATGGATGATGAGTCTGTGGATAATTGTGGCATCCACGCAGTTCTCAGGCAGCAAGCCTATTTGCTGTTCTACGCCAGGTAATAATCAGGGTCGTGTTCAGGATATCTTTCCTTTTCGTGGATTTGCTCTTTGTCTTCTCATCCTTGTGGGTGTTTCTGTCATAGGAGACAATTCTTCTCTGCATACTTCAGTGCTCTCAATTCTGAACTTCATCATATCAGTACTTCTCTTGCTGGGCTTTAGGGTGCTGGCCTGTGTAAGCTGCTCCTTGTGTACTCTCTGAAACTAGGTAATGTTGAGAGGTCTTAAAGGGGACTCCAGGAAAGATGAAGAGGGATTCTTTATCAGGGAAtgcagtgataggacaagaggtaaACATTTCAAAGTGAAAGAGATATTTAGACTAGTTATTACAAAGAAATTCTTGCCTGTaaggatggtgaggcactggcagaAGTTGTCTACGAGCTTCTCTAAGgtgtggctgccccattcctggttcaaggtcaggctggatggaggTTGGGGCAACCTGTaaatgtccctgctcatggtaGGGGGAGGTGGAACTAGATGGTAGTTTGGTTTGGTAGTCCAACTCAAACCTTTCTAGGATTTTGTGAAATGGAGACTGTAGGGAGAATAGAGATGAAGACTTGTTCTGACAGGGGCAGACATGGTGGGAAGACCCCCATCAAGTTTTCCATTGGTGACCTTGGTGAAATCTTCTCTCTGCTGTAGAAACTACTCCTAGAAAATTACTGAATCCCAGAGGAGCCTGCAAGGAATGTCTTAAACAGagatcactttttttttcccccctccagaTTCTCTGATTTGAAAATGGAAGGAATGGTGGCTTCCTCTCTGACACCATCCTATGCCCATTTCTTCCTCAGTCAGTGCGGGGTCAGCAGTGAGCAGACAGGTTCTGCAGGAACATACGGTCAACCTGGTAGGACTATGTCAATGCACTGCCAGAGGACAAATGCCAGGGAGAGGATCCAGAGTAGATCCCTACAGTGGGGCAATGATCACTGCAGCTGGTTCATGAACAGCACTGACTCAAACAACTCAATAGGGAGGAAGACAAAGAGAAGTACGCCTCCAGGTCGTGACCACGCTGATAAGGATGGCACAGCTTCAGGGCCCTTCAACAGAAGCTGTCAGTGGGCTCCTGCACCCAGTGCTCCTTGGGTACAACACCTGCTAAGACAGAGAGAGCAAAGCCAGTCCTCGTGGCAGGGCTATGATCTTTGCAGACAGTTTGTGGAGATCACAGACTACCACCAGtcagtgaggaggaggaagaggagctggtggagaagaaGCTCTCCACATTGTGACCAAGAGCCAAAGGACGAAACACCGGAAGTGTCCTCGAATGCTAGCTCCAAGAGGGCTACTGCACTCAGTGCTGCTTGGGAGCAATCCCTGCTAAGGCAGAGAGAGCAGGGCAGAACACCACAGCGGGGCTACAATCTCCGCAGACGGTTTGTGGAGATCACAGACTACCACCAGTTAGCAAAGAGGAGGAGTAAACACTCATCATTTGGAACAGacaggcagagaagacaaagcCAGAATTAAAACTCCTTGTTATCCTTGTCTGTATAATTTACAAAGTGTTTCCTTCTCTGTAAGTTTTGGGGCAATTAGTGGAAATAACCCCTGTGGGATGTTTGCATAATGGGATTTTGAAAGCTGCATGCTTGCATGTGTCCAACTGGCAATCTCTTTTTTAAATATGGAGTTCAAGTCACTTGAAAGGACATGAACTGGACAAGCCAACAGTGATAGGGACTGAAAAGGCTAGATGGCTGGGTGCTGAGGGTGCTGCTCAGTGCCACCAAATGTATTGTGGTGCCAGGAATAAACACTGTTTCCCAGGAATCAGCATTGGGATTGATCCTGGTTAACCTCTTCCTCAACTAATGGTCTGTCTTCTGGGGCAGAGGACATACTCAGCAAATAGGCACATAACAGCAAACTGGAAGAGTGGCACTTAGGCCAGGGCTtgtgctgctgtccctgagTGACCTGGGCAGGCTGGAGAGATAGGCTGGTAGGGACCCCTTGCAGTTCAGAAAGGGAAGTGTAAAGGGTGCTGAGCACCAGCAGAAACTACTGAGTGAGTTCATTGAGGCTCCATCCTTGGACATATTCCATAGCCTTCTGTGCATGATCATGGAGAAGTGGCTGCAGGTGCCCTTGCTTGAGAAGGGGGGGGTGGGAAAGCCCTGATTCACCCTGCAGATGACCTTCCTCCCAGGCTCAAGGTGTCAGAGATGCCTAAAAGAGAATTCAGCCAGCAGTGTTGTCCCCCTAAGGTGACCATCAACAGCTGCAACAGAAAGCTGGAGCCTATGGAGACCCTAGGCCAGGGTAGGATCCTGGCAGGTGCTGCAcccccagcagagcagccatGAGTCACTGGACCCTAAAAATGCATATATGGGACCTAAAAGTAAGTGTTTCATTCCTGAAACGGAAACTTTCATAGAATCatcaaatcacagaattacagaagaATAGGTTCCTAGAATCCTacaatgttttgggttggaaggaaccttaaacaTCATCTAGTTCAAACTCCcttgtcatgggcagggacatgtTCTACTAGACCAGGTAGCTTCAAGTCCTGTCCAACcaggccttgaacacttccagggatggggcagtcacagctgctttcagcaccctgtgccagcacctcaCCACTGTCTCGGGGAAGAATTTCTTACCAAAATCTAATCTAAACTTAATTTTTGTCTGTTTGAAACCATtacctcttgtcctgtcactccatacCCCTTTGTGCAATGTCACTCTCCATCTCTCTTGGAGACCCTTTTGGGAAAGGTATCCAAGAACTCCTTCCATTCAAATGCTAACATGAATTCAACAgacaggagagtggcagccactgTTGTCTAGCAGTCTGAATGCTGCGCACACAAGCCCAGTGCTTTGTGGCTttgttctttgcctcttccaagccaCCGTGCTCTCTGTCTCCCgaaggcaaagaagcggctagttcgtgcacagatcattagagtgGCAGCAGTGCACTCTGGAGTGCTGCTTCTGCCAAAAGATGCTCGAGACCAGCACTTCTCTTCGGAGTGCTCCGGAGACCTGTGTTCTGCATCTCTGGTCATCTGcatcttagtgaaaagcttttcCACTACCTCTCGCAAGGACAAACTGTGCAAGGACAGCACACTTGCCTGGAGCTTGCCCCTGAAACTTgtatttgctgcacattcaagggGTACTCCTCTTTCCTAGGCAAGCTGCAAACTGCTGTCAGGTCGCCAtactctctgcctgctcctgcccagctcattGTACCAGTGGGCACATTACAGCCTTGCAAAGGCAAAAGATGCCAAGAGATGTCACAGTGTATAAGTGTAGCACAGACGCTGAAAAGGTGCAGAGCTGAATACCCTCACTCAGCTTCAGTCCTGAGGAGATCACAGCAGGCAAAGAATGAAACAGCAGAGCACCAGACTTTTGTGCGCAGTGAAGGGAATTGCAAAAATCAGGCAGCTGCTCATTCACAAGCACAGTTAGCTGCGTATGCTCTTGCTTCTTGAAAATGTAATGTGCAGTCATGGGAGCTCATCTCTAAACGTGGACAAAAGCACTTTCTTAAATGTTCATTGTGGCAGGTGTCTGTGGAATGCAAAGCATTCTTTCTCCAAACAGCTTGGGAAGAACGCACAACACTATGCTCCTTGGCACTCCCCTTCTCAGCTAGACGTGCTGTCCCGTTTTTCACTCTCACAAGTCTCCTGAcatctttcagcagctgctcccatAGCAATAGACTGTAGAATTAAAAGCCATCCACCTTTTCCTTGCGCCACATACACTACATCAAACTCACCGGTGCCCTccttttctgcagctgccatCGAGTTCTCTGCATCTTGGAGCCTAAATGGAAGCACAAGAATTTCCATGGAGTGCTGGAGGCTGTGATGTACCCGATTGTATTTTTAACTGAGAAGCACTGGTCCGAGAGTACCACAATCTTACAGTGCTTTGCAGCTTGTATAAGGAAAGGGGCTCCGTGTTGAATATGGTGCAAATACAATTTCTGCAAGTTCGAGGGGAAGGCTTCATGCAAGGGAGTTGTTGAGGCACATTTTCTGCAGGCAAGATGTAGGCGAAATGCTTTCCATCTAGATTTTGCAGCCAAGGGAGGTAGATTGTGGGGATATGCATCGCTGACAAGATTAGTGCATGGTCTAGGCGCCTTTCTGATTAAGCATTGTGCTGGAGGGCTTCTCAGCCGACAGTGATTTGTGAGAGAAGTAGACAACAAATTACCTCTGCAAGAACAAATGCGCTACAGCTTACcagaggcgaagaacaaagctgcagagcaccagTCTTGTGTGGGCAGCATTCAGATTGCTAGAGGAGCATGCATGACACTCGCCTTCCTGCCAAATTCACGTTAGCATTCGCATGGAGGAAGTTTATGAACAACATTCTTCTGCTTCAACCTAGTCCTCTTCCAGCCATATTCGGAAACGATTGCGCTTCCCTTTAGGCTTCCAAATACAGAGACTCCTATGATAGATGCAGCAGACTAGAGTTGTAGAGAGTTTGTTTGATGTGGATTACCTGCAGAAGAGGGAATCAGCACTGGCTGATTTCAGCACTGGCTTTTACTTCTACAGTCATTTTCTGTGGCAACAGGTGCTTAAAGTCGGCAAGGGAGTTGTGACAGTGAAAAATGGGACAGCACGTATATTTAGGAAGGAGAACACAGTGTGTTGTGCGCAGTTACAAGGCTCCTTGGAGAAAGGGCACTTCAAGAActtccatttcttttcccccaTAAAACCTGGAAAGCATGATCAGATTGTGGTGCTCCTTGCACAGTCCTTCCCAGCTGGAAGTACATCTGTGCACATTACAGCTTCAGAAGGACTAAAGATCCCCAAACATTCACTATGGATGTGTGCAGCATCCATGCAGAAAAGTGGCAAAGCTGAGTGCCGTCGCCTGGCTTCTACAATGTGCAGATGACAGAAGGCGAAAAATTAAGCAGGAGAGCACAGGGCTTGTGTGCACAGTGAAGGGAACTGCAAACCTTCAGCAAAAGCTCGTCCACAAAAAGAGTCATCAGAGAATAAGCTTGCTGTTCGGAACAGTAACACGCTGCTGTTATGCCTCATCCCAAAACAGAGAGATAAGCACTTTCCACCAAGGGATGGAAGAGGACTAGGTACAAGCGCAAGAAAGTTGTCCATGAACTTCCTCCATAAGAATGCTAACATGAATTTGGCAGGCAGATGAATGGCATGCACGCTCCTCTAGCGATCTGAATGTTGCACACACAAGGCCCAGTGCTTTAtggcttcgttctttgcctcttggAAGCTGTAGCGCTTTCATTCTCCTGGAGGCAAATCATCGTCTACTTCTTGCACAGAGCACTGTGTCGGCTGCAAAGTGCTCTGGCGAACTGCTTCAGCTGAAAGATGCCTAGACCTTGCACAAATGTTCGCAGCACTGCATATCTCCACAATCTACCCCGCTTGGCATCTAAATCTGGATGGAAAGCATTATGTCTACATCTTGTATGGAGAAAATATGCCACAACAACACACTTGCGCCGAGCCTTCCCCTGGAACTTGTAGAAACTTGTATTTGCACCCATCAAGCAGCAGTTGTCTTTCCTAGGCAACCTGTAAACTGCTGCCAGATTGTGGTGCTCTCTGCCCCGTCCTTCCCAGTCCAAAGTATCAGCGCACAAATCACAGCCTCACAAGGACAAAAGGTCCCAAGAGATGTCACACTGCATGCGCATAGCCCTGGCACTGAAAAGCAACAAAACTAAATGCTTTTGCTGAGCTTAAATTCTGGCAGAtcacagaaggcaaagaatgaagCAGTACAGCACTGGACTTATGTGCACATCACACGGAATTGCAAAAATCCAGCAAGTTATCATTGTCAATCAGAGTCTTCTTGGTATGCTCTTGCTTCTTGAGAATATAATGCGCAGCCCTGGGACCTCATGGCAAAATGTGGAGATAAGTACTTTCTTAAGCATTCACTGTGACAGGTTTCTGTGAAACACAAGGCATTCCCTCTCCAAACAGCTTTGGAAGAGCGCACAACACCTTGCTGCTTGGCACTCTCCTTCTCAGACAGATGTGCTGTCCCATTTTTCACTCCCGTGATTCTCATGGCAACTTAGAGCACCTGCTACCACAGAAAAAGGCTGTAGAAGTAAAAGTCATCCATGGGATGCACCTTCCCTATTCCTCAAGTAATCTACATCAAACTCACCCATGCAATTTCTTCTACACTTCTTTGCTATATCTATCATAGAGTTCTCATAATATTGGAGCATAAGGAAGTGCAAGAGTTTCCAGAGAGAGCTGGAAAAGGAATATGTACCAGCACAAGAATGTTGTTGAAGAAGTTCTTCCATAAGATTGCTAACGTGATTTCGGCAAGCAGGCAACTGGCAGCCACACTCTAGTAGTCTGAACACTGCACACACAAGCCCGGTGCTTTGTGGCTTCGCTCTTCACTGCTTGTAAGCTGAGGCACTTTCATTCTCTTGGAGGAGAATAGGCGTCTGCTTCTCGCACAGATCAGGCACACTGATTCTTCCAAAAGAGGCTTGGGCCAGGCATTTCCTTCTCAGTGTTATGAGCCCTAGCTTTTTGACTACATCTAGCAAGGAGAAAATATGCCATGGCAACAGACTTGCccaaagtttgcctctgaatCTTTTATTTGCCCCACACTCAAGGGGCAGCCCTCTTTCCAATACAACTTGAATACTGCCGTCATACCACCATGCTTTCTGCACACTCCTTCCTAGCTCGAAGTACCAGCATGCACATTAGTCTCAAAATGTAATTATACATAAAAACCCAATAACtacattatttattatttattaaaactgAATCTATGtctaaacaaaataaaccaaaacaacccaaaaaagacaaaattaagtTTAGCTTTGTATTTTGCTTGTATTTTTTATCTGAGTGGTGAAACAAGTCTGCTAATCATAGAGATATAAATATGAAATTTCTCATGAAGGATAGGGTTACATCCTAAGAAACATAGAGTTTGTGTCAGTTGAAGCTATTATTTCAGAAGTTCAATTCTATTCTTACTCCATGGACTAAATTAAAGGAGATCAAAAAAATCAATAGACTAGGATGGCAATACACATTCTGGTATTTGATACCTGCACTTAACTTTGCTGGGAAAGTTTGGGAGGAAATTTGGCTGTGCTACGTGATTAACTATTCCATTTTCTAAGTCCGTGTGGACTTTATTTGCACAACTTTATAACAAGCTTAGTAATACAGCACAACAATAACCTTAGATAATTCATATATTCTTGAAGTTTTACTGTAAAATATGGACTGTAACAAGCTCATCTTTGTGCATTTGTTTCAGAATATGAATTACGTATATCATTAATCATATTTCCAATGATTTATGTTTGAAAAGTTGAAATTACTTTATCTCATGTCATACATTCATGAGATACTTTATTTGCATACTTAATACTTCACAGAActtacattaaaattatttcattttttaagtcatatgagagagaaaaattgtctagtaaaaataaaatataaggCTAAAAAGAATAAGTCCCTCATTCTCAGATAGAATggtaaaaataaggaaaaaaaatggaatgttCACCATAAAATGTAATCagcaaatacaaatataaagaaataatgGTGTCAgagaaaaaagtgagaaaactttTCAGCAGTGCTTAAGTATTGCACAGAAAAGGAGTAATAGGAAAGTGGGGGGGGAaatagggggaaaaagaaagaaacaaaagaaaagaaagaaaatgaaaaaggaaaaaagaaataaaacaggtTGTGTATTGAGATCCTTATACTGAAATCCTTGAATTTCAAACAAGATGGTCAGTCACAGTCTCAGTGCATTAGTTGCCCCAGTAGGCTCACCTGCATTCTCCAGCAATGCCTCCAGCACCACTCTCCTTGCCTAGGTCAGGTGCTATGGGACTGGCTCTGTCCATGGCTGCCCATGGCTTCTGCCAGGGTCATCCAGGGCTCCAACTCAGCTCAGGGAGCAGCCGTGCTCTTTGTTGCTCCCTGACATATATGACCACATGACCAGTATGTGTGTACAATCCAATCCTTTAATCACACGTGAAACATCTCCTGCTTGTCCTCGGTACGCACAAGAGATTGTCACGTGGGACCATTTTTGTATCTGCACCATATGATAGTAACTGTTTACAGGGGTCTTATTTACAGAAATGTTGGTCACTTCTGCACAGGAAGCATTTAGAGTTTCTGAAAAGGTCAGGTTTTTCACCCAAGGTCTTAGTCAATACTTTGCACATCCAGACCGGTACACCTGGGAAAATCTTAGGGACAGTTTGAAGTTCTGACCTGGAGAGATCCTCTGCAAATTGGTCAAcgggtttttttggggaagaTGACTAAGATTTCAGTAATAAACTTCTCTCCAGTCAGTCCATTATCTCAACTATGCAGATAGCTTCACAGGGAATTTCTGAACCACACCAAGAACTAATGACTTAAGTGCATTGAGTGTGCACAAAAGCTCAGAACTCATACCCTCTTATACAGCAATTATAGCTGAAGAACAAATTTGAGTCTAACTTGCAAATTATATTTCATCCCTTTTACAAACAAG includes the following:
- the LOC137462885 gene encoding ubiquitin carboxyl-terminal hydrolase 17-like protein 6, giving the protein MDWQQRQRPGAGLCNLGSTCYINVILQCLTYTPPLANYLLSRDHSQLCHQQGFCMMCIMEAHVRKVLYSSANVIWPRAVVRDLKFIGEEFEPDMAGDAYEFLHGALEAMQRACLSGSSNMDISSQTTTIIHQIFGGFLKSRVTCLRCQAVSDSYKAFLHVLLDIKAPSSLTKALENFVTPKNLDGKYCLKCSKCEKKVTASKRVTVHCVPNVFTACLERAADHTGKKISKIVEYPEYLDLRPYMSDTAGEPLLYSLYALVVHSGDTCLDGHFFCYTKASNGQWYKMDDESVDNCGIHAVLRQQAYLLFYARFSDLKMEGMVASSLTPSYAHFFLSQCGVSSEQTGSAGTYGQPGRTMSMHCQRTNARERIQSRSLQWGNDHCSWFMNSTDSNNSIGRKTKRSTPPGRDHADKDGTASGPFNRSCQWAPAPSAPWVQHLLRQREQSQSSWQGYDLCRQFVEITDYHQSVRRRKRSWWRRSSPHCDQEPKDETPEVSSNASSKRATALSAAWEQSLLRQREQGRTPQRGYNLRRRFVEITDYHQLAKRRSKHSSFGTDRQRRQSQN